In Glycine max cultivar Williams 82 chromosome 4, Glycine_max_v4.0, whole genome shotgun sequence, the genomic stretch ttaTGGAAACATTTTAAGAacaatcttttttatctttttcacatgcaatcaaaattaaaacaacaattatatcaatattaatgaagagataaattaaaagttttaaagctaattataaaaatatttgaaataagaataagaatatgttttattaatgctagaaataattttagaaagaaCATATAAATTTTGTGCAAATTTAATACTgttaaataaagtaattaaatttcttaattcttgttattggttaaattaattcttataaagAAAGACTGGAGAGACTAATTTGTAAGTACTAAGTAGCATAGCATCATACAGTGCTTCTTTTCCAGCAGCGAGGTagctaaaataaaaagaaaggaaaatgtgaTTAACTAATTAGAGTGAGTGATCTTAAacccaaagaaaatgaaaaagatcagAGTGAGAAGGGTCCTCTGTTGACAATTAATGGGAAGTGCCTCCGTCTGCCTAGCTATTATTCATTCAAATTCCATACTAATATTAACATTTAGACCATCACAACATGACATAACATAGCATCGTAATATTTAAGGTACGTACCAACGACGAATATGATTGGTCCCCAAGCGCAGACAATACTATATATTTAGCAGTTTATCACTAATTAAGAACAAGTAATTTGATTTACAGATTAAACAATATGATTGAATGATAAAGACcgtaaattaaacaaataaaaacattttttacgaGAAATGAACACGTTATTACTCTCGTATATATATTTTCGGCAAGACCAAAGgaccataaaaatataatttttaagtttctgGTGAAGCAATAACTATTCtcaatgtataattttaaagatgattaaatatatttttatctttaaaataaattgtttaacaaaaatgatataatttttatttttattatgaattaaaaatacacaacatttatgcatttttaagattaaaaatgactatttatttttttttataaaaaaacatattttgaagCTAAAAATAtacgttaattttttttatatagtaaaaATCATCTTTTATCTATTTCATTTCAGAACCGTGCTAATTTGTACGAAAAGTTTTCACACGAACAAGTACGAAAGCCACATGTTATTTGATTGGACAAAAATAGTagattaaaaagtaaaagaaagaagtgaaacaGAAATCATACTGGTAATTATAATTCGTATGTGATTTCGTGAGTACATTTTCGTAACAAAAAgcattttcctttattttgatgtaaatttaaattcacTTTATAACAAAAAGGATTTGAGTTAGTGTCTTAATAATACTTAACTGATTCATGAAATTGCAATTTAGTCTTTGCTTTTGGATGACTCATAATGGATTGAGAAGTTCTTACtctcattttttatgattaaaaaaaagaagaaaaaatataacaaataatcataattcataataaatttattgatttttatgatgattattttaaaatttaaatcaataataatttattattagataataatataaaataattttacataactGATAGATGaacattaaactcttaaaaaaaaactagtttctATCCAACAATTTTAACAACTTTGTGAAATCCCTAAAGGTTGAAACGAATATTCATTCTCTGTTGCTCCTTTATTTCTTCATGAGGATCGAGCAAATATTGGTCCTTCTCCGTTTCATActgtataattttagttttaattttctctttaatttatggtgcaatatatcattattattaattaaaatatattaaataagcaGTACTCAAAATTTTGTgactttgattaattaatttttttatggaatcgattaaattttctctttaaataaatttcaaccaataattttaaaaaaagcattAGAAAGTTTATTACCAGCATATCTCAAGAATGAGTTATAAATTACCACATAGTTGACAATGAATTTGCATGTGTTGTACATACAAGatacaacaacaattttcaATCAACATAAATGTATTACAAGAAAACACACAGGATTCTTAAAAAATGAGGTGTATATGTTCAAAACCAAAGGATCAGTAGTAGGGCAAGAAACAAAAGGATATATAAAAGACTGAAACCACAGTAAGTAGCTCTTAAAATGGAGCCACCATTTGGTAACATAGGAAACGTGTCAGGTAAAGGCATTTCGCAGTTCTCCCCGTTGAAATATATTCTTCTCGGAAATGCCCATCCATTACTTACTGTGAAAGAATTTGGATCTTTATCCAATAGTATTTCTGTAGTCACAAGACCCACTCCATCCTTATCAGAATGCACTAGCTCATTGTTGTAATAATCTATCCCCCAAAAAAGGGAAACTCCATCTACCAGaaatttctttcttaattagtGTCAATGCAACGAATGTAGTCTATACTTTGTCATGAACGGGTTATGTTATATTCTAAACAGATTATGATCATGGGTGACAataagtgtgtttggatgaagatctaaaaaattgattttgtaataTGGTTTGATCATGGGTGACAATAAGTGTGTTTGGATTTGGATGAAGatctaaaaaattgattttgtaatatgatttatatatttggatatttttattataaaatctaagttaaaagtaaaattttacaaatttttaaatcaagtgatttaatgttgttttaactcaacatcaaattaattttgaatttaaaattaattttaaatcttttctaatgtaaaatcaaatatataaaaatatatctaaaatcaattatggatgaaaattaaattttcaaaaaagtgAAACCAAAGACTCACTAAATCTAATGTTTCACgttgtataaaaaatttaaatacttcttttgattaaatattattgttaagTACTGAAGTGTATACAATAAGAAAGTACCTTGGAGCCCAAGGGTGGGAAGTTTAGTGCTGTTGAAGCTGTAAGTTCTCGCTTTTTGGGTGAAACCAGGATGTTGAACGAGTACGTTCCAGTTTGAGTAGTTTCTGTTGTAGTTGTAGTTAGAAATTGTAAGCTTCACCCTCCATTGGTTCATATAATTGTTCTTGAAATGCCAATGGACTCGAACTGGGCACATGTGGTCGGTGCATTCAATCATTTCATCAATTGTGTTGTCCTCATTAGACCGTGACAAGGAACTAGACCTGGTTATATAAGCATACAGATGAATAAGGAGAGAGGATGATAATAACGGCATGCTCACAAATGTAAGCAATTGAAATGCACCTTATGCAAGTTGCTGTACTTTTATCTGCTTCTCTGCATCCACAACTGCAATTACGGCAAGATGTGATGGCGGGGTTGTAAAATGATGAGAGGGAAACACAGCATACCGGTATTGTGTTTGCTAAGAAACTGGAGTATGCACATGTTGACTTCCAAGTTCCTGAAATGCAAAAATGTTAAATCTGTGCTAAGTACACTAATCATATAGTGtcatttaaattcaaatcatagATTGTCATGCTAAGATTGTTGAGTGTgacaataattacttttaattgaTCCACAGTGAAAAATCTTTACATTTATTGTACATGtcatttaaattcaaatcatagattgtcatgtcatttaaattcaaatcataaatTGTTATGCTAAGATTGTTGAGCTTGTTAATCataggataatttttaattgattaatagtataaaaatcttTAGATTTACTGTGCATGACTTCATggaaattaaaatctaaatcaAATCCTTTCTTAAAATGCATCTAGATTGTGTGTGTCTCATGCTTCTTTAATTATTCTATCTGAGGGAGCTCTCTTTGAGTGcgacaacaaaagaaaaaccatTTGTTGCATGAGAATATTACATGACATAAGAAGTGTAACTTACTGAGAACAGGAACTTGTCTTAGTCCCCCAAAATCTGAGGACACTGAGAGATCAGTGTCAAGAAGGGGGCTACAAGTGTAACCAGGACCTGGGGCCATCAATGTAAGATTAATAGGTGCTTGTCCAAGTGGGTTATCTCCCACGTTGCGCACTTCAAGTTCAAATGAAGAGAATGCATAGAAAGGATCAATAGACCAGGGAGAGAGGAGGCCACCACGGCAACAATGCTCTGACCTGTTTTGTGAGGCATCTAGAGAGAGATCAACTATGGTGGGATCTTTCTTGCATGAATGTGGCATCTGAGAGCCGCTGTAAGATGAACAATTCCCTCTATCAGTTGCTATGGCACCACTCATTGACCATATCACTTCATTGTTAGCCCACGTCCATCCTAGTTTCCACCCAGGTTTGTCTACATGCCGATATTGATAGTAGTTTTGAAGGGTCACCCTTGCCTGCACAAAACATTCAATCTAGattattcataatatatattatattcaaaacAGTAGAAGAACTTGATCAAGTAATTAGAGTAGTCAAAAGAATCAACTACAAGTGCCTCTATATATTCAGACCAAATTTATAGTCTTTGTCTATATAGTATACAGTGATCAAAATGACCAAGTTGATTGGAAATTTTGTACTTTCagtatttatcaataatttctCAAGCTCCCGGGGAACTTTTGCTACACTTTGCTGAGCATAACTGTGAAGCTACTAAATATGTggttcaaaaatcaaatttcagcGTGTGATTCTACTAACCAGATATCCATTATCTGGAGTACGTTGGAAGATGTCAAAAGTTACGGAAATGTTCCCATTAGGATCCAATGGGTCATAACAATCTGCAGAGAAGGTTGAGAACGATGTAAATGAGCAAAGGAGAaaatatagaagaagaaaaaaagcagCAGATAAAGGAGAAGTGCATTGCCTGATAAAGTGCAGAGAGCAAGTAATAGTATTATCGACTTCAGCGTAGGAGAATGTACGCGATGAACATTCAGCCCCATTTTTTCCGTTGACAATGGGTAGGTTTGGAtgacttttatttaataagttgtGTATCAATCTAGAGAAACCCGTTATCTATTGCTTCTTATTATAGTACTCGGATCAAACAAGGGGTCATTGGAAATATCAATTACTTATTATGACTAGACAAATCCTGAATTTGGCCAGTATTATaggaacctttcatagattccACTCTAATGCTTGCTAACAAGCTACAGAATAATATTTTGag encodes the following:
- the LOC100305816 gene encoding COBRA-like protein precursor, which produces MGLNVHRVHSPTLKSIILLLALCTLSDCYDPLDPNGNISVTFDIFQRTPDNGYLARVTLQNYYQYRHVDKPGWKLGWTWANNEVIWSMSGAIATDRGNCSSYSGSQMPHSCKKDPTIVDLSLDASQNRSEHCCRGGLLSPWSIDPFYAFSSFELEVRNVGDNPLGQAPINLTLMAPGPGYTCSPLLDTDLSVSSDFGGLRQVPVLRTWKSTCAYSSFLANTIPVCCVSLSSFYNPAITSCRNCSCGCREADKSTATCIRSSSLSRSNEDNTIDEMIECTDHMCPVRVHWHFKNNYMNQWRVKLTISNYNYNRNYSNWNVLVQHPGFTQKARTYSFNSTKLPTLGLQDGVSLFWGIDYYNNELVHSDKDGVGLVTTEILLDKDPNSFTVSNGWAFPRRIYFNGENCEMPLPDTFPMLPNGGSILRATYCGFSLLYILLFLALLLILWF